In a genomic window of Temperatibacter marinus:
- a CDS encoding amidohydrolase family protein codes for MHKMITSFLMILTLSLSSMADEGKKEQKKEEKKKHYTILHTKTLLAVPGEDPVQDQSIIIHKGKIVDVVSGAVTTVNEDKATVKIINLGDNFVMPGLIDVHVHISGRKGDKVAKALDAAANAKKTIAAGFTTIREIGLRDWSTLKVFEKIKKGHLDGPRIIYAGKIIGVGPNGCNGVESCRKMTRENIQKGAKWIKIYSSCSGFYTCSEEDYPTVFFDDEIKAIVETAKKYRIPVAAHSHPTASAHYVLDRGVKSIEHGTFLDEKAMRRMKKEKVFYVPTVAVQDFLEKSKKKKTFDKEKQTHIDKMMGEAINSRIEKAHAMGVLIATGSDAGVVPNGKNYREIERLSEIDGISNAEALQMATVNGAALLGKSKSLGTIEKDKLADIIVIDGNPLNTIKDIRNVKFVMINGKVLINNL; via the coding sequence ATGCACAAAATGATCACTAGTTTCTTGATGATCCTCACATTGAGCTTATCAAGTATGGCCGATGAAGGTAAAAAAGAGCAGAAAAAAGAAGAGAAGAAAAAGCACTATACAATTCTTCATACAAAAACACTATTGGCGGTGCCTGGAGAGGATCCTGTACAAGATCAGTCTATTATCATTCACAAAGGAAAGATTGTGGATGTTGTCAGCGGTGCCGTAACAACAGTAAATGAGGACAAAGCAACGGTAAAAATAATCAATCTAGGGGATAATTTTGTCATGCCTGGCTTGATTGATGTTCATGTCCATATCAGTGGTAGAAAAGGCGATAAGGTTGCTAAGGCTCTCGATGCTGCAGCCAATGCGAAGAAAACAATTGCTGCAGGGTTTACAACGATCCGGGAAATCGGCCTTCGAGATTGGTCAACACTTAAAGTCTTTGAGAAAATCAAAAAAGGTCACCTTGATGGGCCTCGCATCATTTATGCAGGCAAAATTATCGGTGTGGGGCCAAACGGATGTAACGGGGTTGAAAGCTGCCGTAAGATGACTCGCGAAAATATACAAAAAGGCGCAAAATGGATTAAAATCTATTCCTCTTGCTCAGGGTTTTACACATGTTCTGAAGAAGATTACCCCACTGTCTTCTTTGATGATGAAATCAAAGCCATCGTTGAAACGGCAAAGAAATATCGTATTCCTGTTGCCGCTCATTCGCATCCAACAGCCAGCGCTCACTATGTCTTAGACCGCGGTGTGAAATCTATCGAACATGGTACATTTCTTGACGAAAAAGCAATGCGGCGTATGAAAAAAGAAAAGGTTTTCTATGTCCCAACTGTTGCTGTTCAAGACTTCCTAGAAAAAAGTAAGAAGAAGAAGACTTTTGATAAGGAAAAGCAAACGCATATCGACAAAATGATGGGAGAGGCTATTAATTCTCGTATCGAAAAAGCCCACGCAATGGGCGTTTTGATCGCCACTGGCAGTGACGCAGGTGTGGTGCCTAACGGGAAAAATTACCGCGAAATAGAACGACTTTCAGAAATTGACGGCATTTCCAATGCAGAGGCTCTTCAGATGGCCACTGTGAACGGCGCTGCCCTGCTTGGTAAAAGTAAAAGTTTAGGCACCATCGAGAAGGATAAATTAGCGGATATTATTGTCATTGATGGCAACCCGCTTAACACTATAAAAGACATTCGAAATGTTAAATTTGTTATGATTAATGGGAAAGTGCTCATTAATAACTTATAA
- a CDS encoding Gfo/Idh/MocA family protein, translating to MKKTVINWGVIGTGIISTSFAKDCAFVPNAKLHSVISRKKENAHSFAAQYGISHVHTDLDQMLRDPELDAVYIGTPHPHHFGAARAAMKAGKAVLCEKPLTVTAEETSKLIAIQKETGVYLMEAMWTYFLPAIQKAKEWVDSGRIGDVVAIKGDFGYPQIYDPKSRTYNPDLAGGALLDMGIYPVAFAYLFSGGRTPKRLMTSARFAPNGIDDDITTIFEYDQKMTATLGTSFRARLKNMGVIIGTKGHIEIPDFFRASQCAYYELDDCLETFCDHRKSIGLSFETEAMCQDLLKGRLESRVVPLKASQAFADHMEMIRKSW from the coding sequence ATGAAAAAAACGGTCATTAATTGGGGTGTCATTGGCACAGGCATTATCAGTACAAGCTTTGCAAAGGATTGTGCTTTTGTCCCTAATGCTAAGCTACATTCCGTCATTTCACGGAAAAAAGAAAACGCTCATAGTTTTGCTGCTCAATACGGCATATCTCATGTGCACACAGACTTGGATCAGATGCTTAGGGATCCTGAGTTGGATGCTGTTTATATTGGCACACCTCATCCTCATCATTTCGGGGCGGCACGCGCTGCAATGAAGGCTGGAAAAGCGGTTCTTTGTGAAAAACCCCTGACTGTCACAGCGGAAGAAACCAGTAAGCTCATAGCCATACAAAAAGAAACGGGCGTCTATCTCATGGAAGCCATGTGGACCTATTTTTTACCAGCTATTCAAAAGGCGAAAGAGTGGGTAGATTCAGGCCGCATTGGTGATGTTGTGGCCATCAAGGGAGACTTTGGCTATCCTCAAATATATGATCCAAAGTCGCGGACCTATAATCCTGATCTTGCGGGGGGGGCTTTGCTTGATATGGGGATCTATCCCGTGGCCTTTGCTTATTTATTTTCCGGTGGCCGCACACCCAAGAGGCTGATGACTTCAGCCCGCTTTGCACCCAATGGTATAGACGATGACATCACGACGATCTTTGAATATGATCAGAAGATGACGGCGACGCTTGGTACGTCTTTTCGCGCGCGCTTGAAAAACATGGGCGTCATCATAGGGACCAAAGGACATATTGAAATTCCAGATTTTTTCCGGGCATCTCAGTGTGCTTATTATGAGCTTGATGATTGTCTTGAGACATTCTGTGATCACAGAAAAAGCATTGGGCTTTCATTCGAGACAGAGGCGATGTGTCAAGATTTGTTGAAAGGGAGGCTAGAATCTCGGGTGGTCCCTCTAAAAGCCTCTCAGGCTTTTGCGGACCATATGGAGATGATCCGCAAAAGTTGGTAA
- a CDS encoding sugar porter family MFS transporter, translating to MTTWARTALLYAIFVSLGGFVFGYDASVIAGVVGFVKQEFALNDYQLGLVVSAPTFTATLAALTVTPLADRFGRKNILMMLAFLYLLSAIYSAFAPDYINLVIARMIGGYAFGSLMLAPVFIAETSPSDKRGLMVSVNQLNIVVGLSAAYFVNYFLLNAADSGEAWASALYIDSHTWRVMLFIESIPAALWFLLLFLIPESPRWLVKKGREQQAKSVLHKIVDPARIETSYQRIVDNLQDTQESLKDNLKGLFASKMRFILLIGVLLAVVQQATGINAVFFYAPTIFEQSGVGTDAAFIQAVYVGLINVVFTVIAMLLIDRLGRKPLMVIGLAGVMISLLTTAYGFSKATFTLEQEDVLALSDRHQIPAIYTLTGKKFDSDVTFKEAVIAVIGDDKMRSTESDIMNRAITINAQLVLIGILGFVASFAISLGPVMWVMLSEIFPNNLRAVAMAFTGVFNSGTSFLVQFLFPKGLSTFGAATMFSVYGAFAILGLLLVIKYLPETKGKSLEELEDALVNNRS from the coding sequence ATGACAACTTGGGCACGTACAGCCTTACTCTATGCGATTTTTGTATCGCTGGGTGGATTCGTATTTGGGTATGACGCATCAGTGATTGCAGGTGTTGTTGGCTTCGTTAAACAAGAGTTTGCACTGAATGATTATCAACTGGGATTAGTTGTTTCTGCCCCTACTTTCACAGCGACACTGGCAGCATTAACCGTCACACCTCTCGCGGATCGTTTTGGTCGAAAAAACATCTTGATGATGTTAGCCTTTCTCTATCTCCTCTCTGCAATTTATTCAGCATTTGCCCCTGACTATATCAATCTTGTGATTGCTAGGATGATTGGGGGGTATGCGTTTGGATCTCTGATGCTTGCGCCTGTTTTTATCGCTGAAACGTCGCCCTCTGATAAGCGGGGGTTGATGGTATCCGTTAATCAACTCAATATCGTTGTGGGGCTATCAGCAGCTTATTTTGTGAACTATTTCCTATTGAATGCAGCAGATTCTGGTGAGGCTTGGGCCTCAGCTCTCTATATTGATAGTCATACCTGGCGGGTAATGCTTTTCATCGAATCTATCCCTGCGGCGCTCTGGTTTCTGTTGCTGTTTTTGATCCCTGAAAGTCCCCGCTGGCTTGTGAAAAAAGGGCGTGAACAGCAAGCAAAATCTGTGTTGCACAAAATCGTAGATCCAGCCCGTATCGAGACTTCCTACCAACGAATTGTTGACAATTTACAAGATACGCAAGAAAGCCTCAAGGATAACTTAAAAGGCCTATTTGCTTCGAAAATGCGGTTCATTTTACTCATTGGTGTTTTGTTGGCGGTTGTGCAACAGGCAACAGGGATTAATGCGGTCTTTTTCTATGCCCCGACAATTTTTGAACAGTCGGGTGTGGGGACAGATGCTGCTTTTATTCAAGCGGTATATGTGGGCCTCATTAATGTGGTTTTCACTGTCATTGCTATGCTTTTGATTGATCGACTGGGACGCAAACCCTTGATGGTTATCGGGTTGGCTGGTGTGATGATCAGTTTGTTGACCACGGCCTATGGCTTCTCAAAAGCGACATTTACCCTAGAGCAAGAAGATGTACTAGCACTATCGGATCGTCATCAAATACCTGCGATTTATACATTAACTGGGAAAAAATTCGACAGTGATGTGACTTTTAAAGAGGCGGTTATTGCTGTCATTGGGGATGATAAGATGCGGTCGACAGAATCTGATATCATGAACAGAGCAATCACGATTAATGCACAGCTTGTTCTCATTGGTATTCTTGGATTTGTGGCCTCCTTTGCCATCTCTCTTGGGCCTGTCATGTGGGTCATGCTTTCAGAGATTTTCCCGAATAATTTGCGTGCTGTGGCCATGGCCTTCACTGGTGTATTCAATAGTGGGACCAGCTTTCTTGTGCAATTCCTTTTTCCAAAAGGATTGAGTACTTTTGGGGCAGCAACCATGTTTTCCGTTTATGGGGCTTTTGCTATTTTAGGCCTTCTTTTAGTGATTAAATATTTACCGGAAACAAAAGGTAAGTCTCTCGAAGAACTTGAGGACGCGCTCGTTAATAATAGGTCGTAA
- a CDS encoding LacI family DNA-binding transcriptional regulator: protein MTSVSIKEVARVAGVSIATISRYLNDPDVVRPKTRQKVKSAILETGYTPNTLAQSFRRGKTNIIMVVLQSVGDPFFTNIMQGLQQAAKESGYTVMITEAQLDLMRDDELLAMMISKQVDGMILLATTPPFKDDPQHPSTLPVVVGCEAVSIDQFDFPSVHIDNKAAAEEATAFLISQGHSKISFMSGSPVSLLTADRETGYQQALEKAGLPHCENYVVSGDMTIEGARKATQDLLSLAEPPTAIFCANDEMALAAISTIKAHGLKVPEDISVMGFDDNRYAEICDPPLTTIYQPKAEIGRQSFRTLKALIDGQPDVQKMNVVPHQLVVRQSVKKH, encoded by the coding sequence ATGACATCAGTTTCGATCAAAGAAGTTGCAAGGGTTGCTGGCGTGTCCATAGCCACGATTTCACGCTATTTGAATGATCCAGATGTTGTACGCCCTAAAACACGTCAAAAAGTTAAGTCAGCAATTCTGGAAACAGGATATACTCCAAATACACTGGCTCAAAGTTTCCGCCGTGGAAAAACCAATATCATAATGGTTGTTCTACAATCAGTAGGGGATCCCTTTTTCACAAATATCATGCAGGGCTTGCAACAAGCGGCAAAAGAATCGGGCTATACAGTCATGATTACTGAAGCTCAGCTTGATTTAATGCGAGACGATGAATTATTAGCTATGATGATTAGTAAGCAAGTCGATGGTATGATTTTGCTGGCAACGACCCCGCCTTTTAAAGATGATCCACAGCACCCTTCAACCCTGCCTGTGGTGGTTGGCTGTGAAGCAGTGTCTATAGATCAATTTGACTTTCCGAGTGTGCATATTGATAACAAGGCAGCCGCTGAAGAAGCCACGGCTTTCCTAATCTCTCAAGGGCATTCTAAAATCTCATTTATGAGTGGATCGCCCGTGTCTTTACTCACTGCTGATCGAGAGACCGGTTACCAACAGGCACTTGAAAAGGCTGGATTGCCTCATTGCGAAAACTATGTTGTCTCTGGGGACATGACCATTGAGGGAGCAAGAAAAGCAACCCAAGACTTGCTTTCATTAGCCGAGCCTCCCACGGCTATTTTCTGTGCGAATGATGAAATGGCTTTAGCGGCAATTTCAACCATAAAGGCACATGGATTAAAAGTACCAGAAGATATTTCTGTTATGGGATTTGATGACAACCGCTATGCTGAAATTTGTGATCCTCCGCTGACAACAATCTATCAGCCAAAAGCAGAAATTGGTCGACAATCTTTTAGGACGTTAAAAGCATTGATTGATGGTCAACCGGATGTTCAAAAAATGAATGTGGTTCCCCATCAATTGGTTGTCAGGCAGTCTGTAAAAAAGCATTGA
- a CDS encoding aldose epimerase family protein, protein MTELKTFRITNQRGLEVDLLNFGARLIGLRYQGVDVVLGYDTIEQYLTDTFSVGATVGRYANRIGLGHLEIDGNTYGLNINEGLHHLHGGSAGLSHLCWTGEQLDDRTVVFSHHSPHGHMGYPGNVEIQILYRLEKEDRLLIDMRGVSDRKTILNLTHHSYFNLHGVNKAGDASAASHEQVLMINAKERLEVDADGIPTGSWVSVEKTPFDFREEKPINSAPNCDHNYCLDTQGALSFAAELSSKKSGLKMSVWTTLPGLQFYGGHYLKAPFKACSGICLEPQFFPDSPNHEAFNTPWVSPEHPYHEVIEFRFSA, encoded by the coding sequence ATGACCGAGTTGAAGACTTTTAGGATCACCAATCAACGAGGCTTAGAAGTCGATCTATTAAATTTCGGAGCACGCCTTATAGGACTTCGGTATCAGGGGGTAGACGTGGTGTTAGGCTATGACACGATTGAGCAATATCTAACGGATACTTTCTCTGTCGGGGCGACAGTTGGACGCTATGCAAATAGGATAGGGTTGGGTCATCTTGAAATTGACGGCAACACCTACGGGCTGAATATCAATGAAGGCCTTCATCATTTGCACGGCGGCAGTGCTGGCTTAAGTCATCTTTGCTGGACAGGAGAGCAATTGGATGATCGGACTGTCGTTTTTTCACATCACAGTCCGCATGGCCATATGGGATATCCAGGAAATGTGGAGATTCAAATTCTGTACCGATTAGAGAAGGAAGACAGGCTGCTTATCGACATGCGCGGTGTTTCGGACAGAAAAACGATCTTAAACCTGACCCATCATAGTTATTTCAATCTTCACGGGGTGAACAAGGCAGGGGATGCTTCCGCCGCATCCCATGAACAAGTCTTAATGATCAATGCCAAAGAAAGACTAGAGGTGGACGCTGACGGCATTCCCACAGGATCCTGGGTGTCAGTAGAGAAAACACCTTTCGACTTTAGAGAGGAAAAACCAATCAATTCAGCACCAAACTGCGACCACAATTATTGTCTGGATACTCAGGGGGCGCTTTCTTTTGCTGCGGAATTGTCTTCCAAAAAGTCTGGCCTAAAAATGAGTGTTTGGACAACGTTACCTGGGCTTCAATTTTATGGAGGGCATTATTTGAAAGCGCCCTTTAAGGCGTGCAGTGGTATTTGTTTGGAACCCCAATTTTTCCCTGACAGTCCCAATCATGAAGCTTTCAACACCCCCTGGGTCAGTCCTGAACACCCATATCATGAAGTTATAGAATTTCGATTCAGTGCATGA
- a CDS encoding glycoside hydrolase family 26 protein: MHAILKAITLLLSLVAFSMTAEGIDQTSRPLWVTEKVMLIMGQDLESVREWQASSCCRMPAGITTYLGFYHIDDKRDHFRGLGLDNSGQPHLTLADWGAGGSNAYLAAQEYPHAALVIGLSIAEADEKGGVKNIAAGMHDAKISKLAQFFKVIDKPVYLRIGYEFDGAWNAGYEQVENYKAAWRRIVDGLTAEGVTNINYVWQAGTSPVDDVIEGGQREAIADWYPGDDYVDWIGSSLFNRLDQSRPVKDGLVIPTSRSLQQEVLEFARARKKPVMIAESAPQGYDLKNLTYRNVSPLWDGEAGQDVRQLTAEQLWAEWFEPTFNFIDKNKDVIKAFAYINANWDAQSMWGAPYAAGYWGDSRIQTTEALLKKWLAATGQPHFIHGSPTLFKQLKAGHK; encoded by the coding sequence ATGCATGCAATCCTAAAAGCGATTACACTGTTATTAAGTCTCGTAGCTTTCTCAATGACGGCTGAAGGAATAGACCAGACATCACGTCCATTATGGGTCACTGAAAAAGTGATGCTTATCATGGGGCAGGATCTAGAGAGCGTAAGAGAATGGCAAGCCAGCAGCTGTTGCCGTATGCCAGCAGGGATTACAACTTATCTTGGGTTTTATCACATAGATGACAAGAGAGATCATTTTAGAGGACTAGGCTTGGATAATAGTGGGCAACCTCACCTGACTCTTGCTGATTGGGGAGCTGGAGGATCCAATGCTTATCTCGCGGCTCAAGAATATCCACATGCTGCCCTGGTCATTGGATTGTCAATTGCAGAAGCTGATGAAAAGGGCGGCGTCAAAAATATCGCTGCAGGTATGCACGACGCTAAGATAAGTAAATTAGCACAGTTTTTTAAAGTGATAGATAAGCCGGTTTATTTACGCATCGGCTATGAATTCGACGGCGCTTGGAATGCGGGCTACGAGCAAGTTGAGAATTATAAAGCGGCGTGGCGACGCATTGTTGATGGCCTCACAGCTGAAGGGGTGACAAATATTAATTATGTTTGGCAAGCAGGGACCAGCCCCGTTGATGATGTTATAGAAGGCGGGCAGCGTGAAGCTATTGCTGATTGGTATCCTGGGGATGATTATGTGGATTGGATTGGCAGTTCGCTTTTCAATCGTTTGGATCAATCTAGACCTGTAAAAGACGGCCTCGTTATACCTACATCACGCTCATTACAGCAAGAAGTGTTAGAATTTGCACGTGCGCGCAAGAAACCTGTGATGATTGCTGAGAGCGCGCCTCAAGGCTATGACCTCAAGAATTTAACCTATAGAAATGTTTCCCCTCTCTGGGACGGTGAGGCTGGGCAGGATGTGCGCCAATTAACCGCAGAACAGTTATGGGCTGAATGGTTTGAACCTACATTCAATTTTATTGACAAGAACAAAGATGTGATCAAGGCTTTTGCTTATATCAATGCCAATTGGGACGCTCAGTCCATGTGGGGTGCTCCCTATGCGGCCGGCTATTGGGGGGATTCTCGCATTCAGACGACAGAAGCACTCTTAAAAAAATGGCTAGCAGCCACAGGACAACCTCATTTTATTCATGGATCACCTACACTTTTTAAGCAATTAAAGGCAGGTCACAAATGA
- the xylA gene encoding xylose isomerase, which yields MTSPFIGNKEYFKDIGKIQYEGPTSDNPLAFKYYDENKIVGGKSMKDHLRFAVCYWHTFCGKGSDPFGPDTQVFEWDTASDAMTAARHKMDAAFEFFTKLGVPYYCFHDIDMAPEGNSVSELESNLQTLVKEAKARQDETGMKLLWGTANVFSNPRYMNGASTNPDFSVVASAGAQVKNAIDATVALGGENYVFWGGREGYQYLFNSNTARELDHMATFLTAARDYGRSQGFEGTFLIEPKPMEPSYHQYDVDSQTVIGFLRHYGLENDFKLNIEANHATLAGHSFAHDLQMAVDADMLGSIDANRGNPQNGWDTDQFPTDLNDAVQAMMVVLSSGGFKTGGLNFDAKVRRESVDMEDIFFGHIGGMDAFALGLEVAHAVNTNSPLPDMRTKRYASFDSGKGAEFEAGKLSLSDLRDIAVSQGEPIRQSGKQELYENILNQYILGKR from the coding sequence ATGACATCTCCATTCATTGGCAATAAAGAATATTTCAAAGATATCGGCAAAATTCAATATGAGGGTCCAACTTCAGATAACCCCTTAGCTTTTAAATATTATGATGAAAATAAGATAGTGGGCGGTAAGTCCATGAAGGATCATTTAAGATTTGCCGTGTGTTACTGGCATACATTCTGCGGCAAAGGATCCGATCCATTTGGTCCAGACACACAAGTTTTTGAATGGGACACCGCTTCTGACGCCATGACAGCGGCGCGTCATAAAATGGATGCAGCGTTTGAATTTTTCACAAAGCTTGGCGTTCCTTATTATTGTTTCCACGACATTGATATGGCGCCTGAAGGGAATAGCGTAAGTGAATTAGAGAGTAATCTACAAACTCTTGTTAAAGAGGCGAAAGCACGCCAAGACGAAACGGGTATGAAGCTTTTGTGGGGTACAGCAAATGTTTTTTCTAACCCGCGCTATATGAATGGTGCGTCGACTAATCCAGATTTTTCAGTAGTGGCTTCTGCTGGTGCGCAGGTAAAAAATGCTATTGATGCAACCGTCGCTCTTGGAGGCGAAAATTACGTCTTCTGGGGAGGGCGTGAGGGGTATCAATATCTCTTTAATTCGAATACTGCGCGAGAATTAGATCACATGGCGACTTTTCTAACCGCCGCCAGAGATTATGGTCGTTCTCAAGGATTTGAAGGGACATTTTTGATTGAGCCGAAGCCCATGGAGCCAAGCTATCATCAGTATGATGTGGATAGTCAGACGGTGATCGGATTTTTGAGACATTACGGTCTAGAGAATGATTTTAAACTGAACATTGAAGCGAACCATGCAACGCTTGCAGGACACAGTTTTGCTCATGACCTTCAGATGGCCGTAGACGCGGATATGTTAGGCAGTATTGATGCCAATAGAGGCAACCCTCAAAACGGATGGGATACTGACCAATTTCCAACAGATTTGAACGATGCCGTCCAAGCCATGATGGTTGTTTTGTCAAGCGGTGGTTTTAAAACTGGAGGGCTGAATTTCGATGCGAAAGTTCGGCGAGAAAGTGTGGATATGGAAGATATATTTTTCGGCCATATTGGAGGTATGGATGCCTTTGCCCTTGGGTTAGAAGTTGCGCACGCAGTCAATACGAATAGTCCCTTACCTGATATGCGGACGAAACGGTATGCATCCTTTGACTCTGGAAAAGGCGCTGAATTTGAAGCTGGGAAACTTTCCCTTTCTGACCTTAGAGATATTGCTGTTTCACAGGGTGAGCCGATACGGCAAAGCGGTAAACAGGAATTATATGAGAATATTTTGAACCAATATATCCTAGGTAAAAGATAA
- the xylB gene encoding xylulokinase — protein sequence MDRQIVMGVDLGTQGLKVLVYDALSKETLACTYETYPLHSGADGAREQEAAHWVAAFQRCLERIDHKSKASVKAIGVSGQQHGFVPVSREGEVLAPVKLWCDTATTSECEELMEAVGGSEECFTLSGNKIAVGFTASKILWLKKHHPDRYANMAMIMLPHDYLNYVLTGRHSMEYGDASGTGLLDVKSRRWCKPIVKAIDRQRDLLSCLPTFCDADEPVGEILPDIAVKLGLPEGIIVSAGGGDNMMAAIGTANVFDGALTASLGTSGTLFGFSSSPVVDTQGDLAAFCSSTGGWLPLLCTMNCTVATEQVRALMGVDVADIDHLVSNVPVGSEGVLTLPFYNGERTPNLPNGKAVLYGLDPTNTSKGHLLRSAMEAAIFGLKTGLEAFSRCQMTFTEVVLTGGGSSSAEWRQIAADILGLPVKILEQDENAAFGAALQALWCLEKMQKRPISLKKLTQEHLVLKEEKCCAPDAANIAKYQAVYEDYKRLTATLTPLFNA from the coding sequence ATGGATCGTCAAATTGTTATGGGTGTGGATCTAGGAACACAGGGACTTAAAGTTCTTGTCTATGATGCGCTTTCAAAAGAAACACTTGCATGTACTTATGAAACATATCCCCTGCACTCTGGTGCGGATGGAGCTAGAGAGCAAGAGGCTGCTCATTGGGTGGCAGCTTTTCAGCGATGCTTAGAGCGAATTGATCACAAAAGTAAAGCGTCGGTCAAAGCGATCGGTGTCTCGGGGCAGCAACATGGTTTTGTCCCTGTGAGCCGAGAAGGTGAGGTGCTTGCGCCAGTGAAGCTATGGTGTGATACCGCCACCACATCAGAGTGTGAAGAGCTGATGGAGGCTGTGGGCGGTTCTGAAGAATGCTTCACTCTTTCAGGCAATAAAATCGCCGTTGGCTTCACGGCATCTAAAATATTATGGCTTAAGAAACATCATCCAGATCGCTATGCAAATATGGCCATGATCATGCTGCCTCATGATTATTTGAACTATGTTCTGACAGGACGCCATTCAATGGAATATGGAGATGCTTCAGGCACGGGTTTACTCGATGTAAAATCACGACGCTGGTGTAAACCCATAGTGAAGGCCATCGACCGGCAACGTGATTTGCTCTCATGCCTTCCTACTTTTTGTGATGCAGATGAACCGGTTGGAGAAATTTTACCTGACATTGCTGTTAAACTCGGATTGCCAGAGGGTATTATTGTATCGGCTGGCGGCGGGGATAATATGATGGCAGCCATTGGAACAGCTAATGTTTTCGATGGAGCACTCACGGCCAGTCTAGGCACTTCTGGTACTTTGTTTGGGTTCAGTAGTTCTCCTGTTGTGGATACGCAAGGCGACTTGGCAGCTTTCTGCTCTAGCACAGGGGGGTGGTTACCTCTTTTATGTACGATGAATTGTACTGTAGCAACAGAGCAAGTTCGTGCCTTAATGGGGGTTGATGTTGCTGATATAGATCACTTGGTCTCTAATGTGCCTGTAGGGTCTGAGGGTGTTTTGACGCTGCCCTTTTATAATGGAGAGCGCACACCTAATTTACCGAATGGCAAAGCTGTGCTCTACGGCCTTGATCCTACGAATACAAGCAAGGGACATCTGTTGAGATCCGCTATGGAAGCAGCTATTTTTGGATTGAAAACAGGCCTTGAGGCCTTCTCGAGATGCCAAATGACTTTTACAGAGGTTGTTCTCACTGGTGGGGGCAGCAGCAGCGCTGAATGGCGTCAAATTGCCGCTGATATCTTAGGCCTGCCTGTCAAGATATTGGAGCAGGATGAAAATGCTGCATTTGGGGCAGCTTTACAAGCGCTATGGTGTTTGGAAAAGATGCAGAAACGCCCTATTTCTCTCAAAAAATTAACACAAGAACATTTAGTATTAAAAGAAGAAAAATGCTGCGCCCCTGATGCAGCAAACATAGCAAAATATCAAGCGGTTTATGAAGACTATAAACGTCTGACAGCCACTTTAACTCCCCTATTCAACGCATAA